One segment of Nostoc flagelliforme CCNUN1 DNA contains the following:
- a CDS encoding ParM/StbA family protein, with product MVDLASCPTVGILAPSLTPASWDCGNGYSKLHFPQGEILIPSYFKQVIETDSNDYESLGNGAVVEYLQGERSDLSGSKWLIGETAEIYCKQSFGRIVDDFKNKITYGLQMLLGAIAQTPRQQSYNLFLVASLHDSQAFAHDLKKALQGKHIVKFDGKDIVNVDITCQITEEGVGALLVSRAPGQQKVALIDLGHGTTITSIFEGNKLLQNSRKIDTVGVHHLCETIANNLQTRRHLGKPANPHLIREGMSKNFVYGTTNWEFSSIYSSELKGWLASCLVPAWKHLQSRADDLDAIYLVGGGAMLPSVSAIASRQGIAQIPNSQTANAIGLLKLAVASLKKV from the coding sequence ATGGTAGATTTGGCATCTTGTCCCACTGTTGGGATTCTAGCCCCATCGTTGACCCCTGCTTCTTGGGATTGTGGGAACGGGTATTCTAAACTACATTTCCCCCAAGGAGAGATACTTATTCCCTCCTACTTTAAACAAGTTATTGAAACGGACTCTAACGACTACGAAAGTTTAGGCAACGGTGCGGTAGTCGAATATCTTCAAGGCGAACGCTCTGATCTATCTGGCTCTAAATGGTTGATTGGAGAGACTGCCGAAATCTACTGTAAGCAGTCATTTGGACGCATTGTTGATGACTTCAAAAACAAGATTACTTATGGGCTGCAAATGCTCTTAGGTGCAATTGCTCAAACTCCTAGACAGCAGAGCTATAACTTGTTTTTAGTCGCTTCATTGCATGACTCTCAAGCCTTTGCCCATGATCTAAAGAAAGCCTTGCAAGGTAAGCACATTGTCAAGTTTGATGGCAAAGACATTGTAAACGTTGATATCACCTGTCAAATAACAGAGGAAGGTGTAGGAGCATTGTTAGTTTCCCGCGCCCCTGGTCAGCAGAAAGTCGCGCTCATTGACCTGGGGCATGGAACTACGATCACCTCAATATTTGAAGGCAACAAACTATTACAAAATAGTCGCAAGATTGACACAGTAGGCGTTCACCATCTTTGTGAGACGATAGCGAATAACCTCCAAACCCGTCGCCACCTTGGTAAACCAGCTAACCCTCATCTGATCCGAGAGGGGATGAGCAAGAACTTTGTTTATGGAACCACCAATTGGGAGTTTTCAAGCATTTACTCATCAGAACTCAAGGGATGGCTTGCATCTTGTTTAGTGCCTGCGTGGAAGCATTTGCAATCCCGCGCTGATGACCTGGATGCTATTTACCTTGTGGGTGGTGGTGCAATGCTGCCATCGGTTAGTGCAATCGCATCTAGGCAAGGAATTGCACAGATTCCTAATTCCCAGACTGCCAATGCAATTGGGTTACTGAAATTAGCTGTTGCATCACTAAAGAAGGTTTAA
- a CDS encoding ParM/StbA family protein: protein MTDLAVHTENANTGQKGTLTIVAGYDLGNSSIKFVSSDRQIRFPSYLENCYYRPTETPTEGYVEYLEGDALTKLDYKQWLSGYAAYDANPKNHLRVTDDATAKVSQSLKHVLAVLSYYPYKASIELVICASLHERGDLEDQLIEALTGRHVVKFGGKICPTEVKIHVLKVYDEGHAAIAAFAQNLNTSKQNVIVDIGNRTVIATLIGSKGHLANRKTFDNGVEELIRMISVNPDFKNRLVGEIAMPHLIRIGLESIEKPFWYGKQFSFQDVYQKELAPWVQKSLAPVFKFIHPWKINADSCLIIGGGSQLSGVDEALRAKGFVVADNPVWANAIGLYQLAKMIHLRSVNEQQ from the coding sequence ATGACAGATTTGGCAGTTCATACCGAAAATGCCAACACTGGGCAAAAAGGTACACTCACTATCGTTGCTGGTTACGACCTCGGTAATTCCAGTATTAAATTTGTATCATCAGACCGCCAGATAAGATTTCCCAGTTATTTAGAGAATTGCTACTACCGTCCTACAGAGACTCCCACAGAAGGTTACGTTGAGTACCTAGAGGGTGATGCACTAACTAAATTGGACTACAAGCAATGGTTATCGGGCTATGCAGCTTACGATGCCAACCCGAAAAACCATCTTCGGGTTACTGATGATGCTACTGCAAAAGTGAGTCAATCGCTGAAACATGTACTAGCAGTGCTTTCCTACTACCCTTACAAAGCTTCGATTGAGTTAGTAATCTGTGCATCTTTGCACGAAAGAGGCGATTTAGAAGATCAGCTGATTGAAGCACTCACTGGTCGCCATGTCGTCAAGTTTGGCGGTAAGATTTGCCCCACCGAGGTCAAGATCCATGTTTTGAAGGTTTACGACGAAGGTCACGCAGCGATCGCCGCCTTTGCCCAGAACTTGAACACCAGTAAGCAAAACGTAATTGTTGACATAGGGAATCGGACAGTCATTGCCACTTTGATAGGTTCCAAAGGACATCTAGCTAACCGAAAGACTTTTGATAACGGTGTGGAAGAGTTGATCCGAATGATTTCGGTCAACCCAGACTTTAAGAATCGCTTGGTGGGCGAGATTGCAATGCCGCACCTGATACGTATTGGACTAGAAAGTATTGAAAAGCCCTTTTGGTACGGCAAACAGTTCAGTTTTCAAGATGTCTACCAAAAAGAGTTAGCGCCTTGGGTACAAAAGTCCCTAGCGCCAGTATTCAAGTTTATCCACCCTTGGAAAATTAACGCCGACTCTTGCTTGATCATCGGTGGAGGCTCCCAACTTTCAGGAGTTGATGAAGCATTGAGGGCTAAAGGGTTCGTGGTAGCAGATAACCCAGTTTGGGCAAACGCGATTGGGCTTTACCAACTAGCAAAGATGATTCATTTAAGGAGTGTGAATGAACAGCAATGA
- a CDS encoding plasmid partition protein ParG, whose protein sequence is MSDSNKQVFVRFRVEEEKRDRFKIACIQLKTTMDEVLKGLLDKWLEENSPESTKNK, encoded by the coding sequence ATGAGTGATTCAAACAAGCAGGTTTTTGTACGATTTCGAGTAGAGGAAGAAAAGCGCGATCGCTTCAAAATAGCCTGTATACAGTTAAAAACAACTATGGATGAAGTGCTAAAAGGTCTTCTTGATAAATGGCTGGAAGAAAACAGTCCTGAGTCAACTAAAAATAAATAG